The genome window GCGATTATCAACACGATCGGGATCGTCCTCGGCATTCCGATCGGCTATCAGTTGTCGTGGCAGATCGACCAGTTCATGGCGACGGATGTCGTGACGCTCCCCTTTGTTATCAGCCGATCCAGTTACATCTGGAGTGTCGTCCTGGGGATCACGTTCACCTTTGTGGCCCAGGCTCTTGTCCAGCAGGTGATTAACCAGTTCGATTGGAAGGACGCGTTGAATGCGAAGGAATAGAGGCTGAGTCTTGCGCAGTCGTTTGTGAACCATGGACTGGCATCGGCGTCCCCCAGCCTGACCGGCCCAAGAATCGGGGTCCAGGGGTACCCCTGGTGGGGAGTGCAGAGGGGCAACGCCCCTTTGCCCGCCGGAGGCTTGGCCGTCGGAAGATGTCTGAAGGAGCACGTGTCCAAGCGCGGACGACGTGCCGTATGCCCCCCTTACCAACCCGCGGGGATTGCATCGCCAGCGGTGAATTTTGAGGGAGTCCTCAACGCTGGTACCACAAAGGGGACGTCCGTTGCTTACCACGGTTCCTCACAGGAGTGCCTCCGGCGGCAAGGGGTCGAAACCCCTTGACCCCAGGCTGCCGTGGCACGTTGGGTTTGAGCTATAACGCTGTGTCGGCAAGGACGCGGGTTGAGCCCATCCGCCCCCCAGAGCCACACCACGCAAAACTCACCCTGTGCCTCATTCGCTGCCTGATCCGTGTGAATCTGTGTTCATCCGTGGCTGAACTCATTCGCCTCGAAGTCGGATTGTCGTTGTCTCCCGGAGCAAAGCGCCATGTGGCGATGGATTGTCGGAGTGATCGTTCTGGCCGGGATCGGATACGTCCTCAGCCGCGGCGTCGGCGGGCGGGCGACGACGGTCGATGTCGCCACGGTCGAGACCGGCGAGATGACCGCCTACGTCGAGGAGCAGGCCAAGACCCGCGTCCCCGAGATCTACGAGATCACAATGCCCCTTCAGGGCCGCATCCTCCCGATCGAGCTCCGCGAAGGGGACAAGGTCGAGAAGGGGCAGGTCGTGGCCCACATGGACACGGACGACCTCGAGACCGATGTCGTCAAGAAGAAGTCGCAGGTCGAGCGGATGGTCCAGGCGTTCCTGGCGATCGCCAACCGCCGCAAGGCGAACCAGCTCCAGGTCCAGTCGAGCCAGGCCCGGTTCGACTTCATGAAGACGCAACTGGAGCGGCAGAAGCGACTAATGAAGGACAGCGCCACGACGGAGAACAAGGTCGAGGAAGCGGAGATGCAGATGGTCCAGGCCGAGGCCCAGCTCCGCGAAGATGAGGTCGACGCCGCCGACACGCTGTTGTGGGAGGCGGCGCTCCGGCTCTTCGAAACGGAGTACGCCGAGGAGTTTCTGCAGGCGAAGCGGGACCGCAAGCGGGCGGAGATCCACGCCACCGTCGCGGGGACGGTCCTGAGCAAGACTGTCTCGAACGAGAAAGTCCTCTCGGCCGGAAGCGTGCTGCTGGAACTCGGCGACCTCTCGCAACTGGAGATCGAGGCGGATGTCCTGACGCAGGACGTGGTGCGGGTGAAGGTGGGGGATCCGGTCCAGATCGAAGGGGCTTCGGTCGGTTCCAAGCCGATCACGGGGCACGTCTCGCGGATCTTTCCGCAGGGGTTTACCAAGGTCTCGTCGCTCGGGGTCGAGCAGCAGCGGGTCAAGGTGGTGATTGCGTTCGACACGTCCGGTCTCGCGGAGCTCCAGGCCCAGGAGCGGGTGCTGGGCGTGGACTACCGGCTGCGGGTGAAGATCTTCACGGACCGGAAGGCCGACGCTCTCAAGGTTCCGCGGGCGGCGGTGTTCCGCGACGCCACGGGGCGCTGGCAGATCTACACGGTGGAAGGGGAGGTGGCCCGTCTCAAGTCGGTCGAGATCGGCCTGACGAACGAGTTCGAGGTTGAGATCACCTCGGGGCTCCAGGCGGGGGACGAGATCATCCTCGCCCCGCCGGCTGGTTTGAAAAACGGCGATCGCGTGAAGGGGCTCGCGGTCGCCAAGTAAACTTCTCAAACCACGTTCTTGCCGGCTGGGCGCTGTTAGCTCAAACCCAACGTGCCACGGCAGCCGGGGTCAAGGGCCAAAGAAACAACACAGACCCTTGCCGCCGGAGGCATTTCTGTGAGGAACCGTGGTACACAACGGACGTCCGTTTTGTGGTACCGGTGTTGAGGACTCCCTCAAACCACACCGCTGGCTTTGCGGTCCCCACGTTCTGAGGTGAGGGGGCATCCGGCACGTTGTCCGCGTTTGGATACTCACTCCTTCAGACATCTCTCGACGAGAGGGCCTCCGGCGGGCAAAGGGGCGTTGCCCCCTTGCATCCCCCACCAGGGTGCCCCTGGACCCGGTTGGACTGCGAACACGCACGGCAAACTCCTCTTTTGCACTTCGGCAGATTCCGCTAGAAGTCCCTCTCCTATCGGGCGAATCCGCCCATCGGCTGAATCCTCAGCCTCCCCTCCTTTCCCTTCCCACCTCCCTCGCCAACCCTCCTCGGCACTGTCCGCCGATTCCCCTCCGCGTTGTTTCACGCGATCCCCGTTTTCCCCTTTCCTATTCCACCCCCACTTGGCCGCGCGGGGACCCTTGGTCCACGGGCCGGACGGAGTGCGACATGCCGGATCAGCCCGCCAGTCCCGCTCCGGGACCGTCCCCGCAATCTCCGAAGAAGCACGTCCACATCCCGGTCCTGCTGCATGAGGTCCTGTCGGCCCTCGACCTGCGCCCGGGACTGACGGTCGTCGACGGGACCGTCGGAGCCGCCGGCCACAGCCGCAAGATCCACGAAAAGATTCAGCCCGGCGGCACACTGATCGGACTCGACCGCGACTCCCTGATGCTCGGGTACGCGGCCCAGTTCATCGACGGCGAACACGTCCAACTCCTCCAGCGGAGCTACTCCGAACTCCCCGACGTCCTCCAGGAACTCTCCCTCGGCCCCGTCGACCGGATCCTCGTCGACCTCGGCCTGTCGTCGGACCAGCTCGCCGACCGCGAGCGGGGCTTCGGCATCCAGGCCGGCGGCCCCCTCGACCTGCGGTTCGACACCCGCCAGGGCGTCCCCGCCGCCGAGTACCTCCGGACCGTTTCAGCCGACGACCTCACGAAGATGCTTCGCGAGTACGGCGAGGAGCCGCTGGCGGAACGGATCGCCGGGGCGATCGTCGACCGTCGAAAGACCCAGCCGGTGGCGACATCGGAAGACCTCGCGGAGCTGGTACGAAGGATCAAGGGAACCCGCGGCGACACCCACCCGGCGACGCAGGTCTTTCAGGCCCTGCGGATCGCGGTGAACCGCGAGTTCGACCACCTGCGGACATTCCTCGATACGGTGCTGCCCGCGTGTCTGGCCCCCGGCGGGCTGGCGGCGGTGATCACGTTTCATTCCCTGGAAGACCGACTCGTCAAAGAGACCTTTCGAGAGACCGAACGATGGGACAACCTTACGAAAAAGCCCCTGGTCGCCTCGCCGGCCGAAATCCGTCTCAATCCCCGTTCGCGCACGGCCAAGCTGCGGCTCGCCAGGCTCCGCTAGAGCCGCTGGCCTCCACACCGGCCCCCGCCCCGGCTCCCCTCGCGACCCCTCTCCGCACGCCGGCCCCCGCCGCGCTGGAGCAGCCGGTCGTCGAGCGGACTGTGACTCGTGAGCGGCTCGCTGCCGATCCGGTTCCGGCCCACGAGGTCCGCCGCCAGCTCGCGAGCCGCGAGCCGGTCGTGAAGACGTCCGGCGGGATGCCGCTCCGCGTGGCGGGAACGCTCGCCCTGGCGGTCGGGATCGCCGGCGGCTTCGGTTACGCGACGTTCAACAAGCTCCAGGCTCAAGGCTCCGAGCCGAACCTCTCCCGCTTCGACGAAGTCGATCCGGCCGCGGCTCCGGCGGCGAAGGAGAAGACCGAGACGACCGAACTGATCGAGGAACCGCAGGACGAGACGCTGGCCGGACTGTTCCAGGTCCCGGCCGACATGCCGGACCTCGCGCCCACACCGCCGGCGGTCCCCGCTGCGGCTCCTGCCGGCAACCCGTTTGACGCCGCGCCAAATGCCGCGGCGGCCAATCCCTTCGACGCTGCCGGTCCCGGGACGGCCGCACCGGTCGCTGTGCCGGCCGACGCCTCCTCCGCTCAGCCTTCGGGCGGCCAGTGGGCGAACCGCAAGGTCAAGGGCGCGCCGGCCGATGCCGCCGCCAAGCCGAAGTCGCGGTTCCCGGCCCCGACGACCTACCCCAGCTTCCCTCCCAAGACTCCGAAGGAGTTCTTTGGCGATCCCAATGCAAAGAACGTCGCCCCGCAGCCGGTCGAGCAGGCCGAACCGCTCCCCGCCGTTGCTGGAAGGAATCCGCTGGCGGCGTCGGCTGTCGCCGAACTGGAGCCGGTGACCCTCGTGATCCCGGCGGAAGCTGAGATCGTCGCCCCGGCCGGTGCCCCCTCGTCCCGCGGACCGGTCATGCCGGTTCAGTTCGAGCCGACCCTCGGTGCCGCGCCCGGAGCAGGGGCTCCGCCGGCCCAGCAGCCCCCGGCGTTCCCACCCGCTCAGGACAATTTCGGCCTCGTCGACGAAGCCCCCGCCGCCGCACCGGCGGCCCGCCCGGCTCCGGCCCTGCCGGCCGCGAACTCGACGGTCCCCTCCATCGATCTCGGACCCGCTCCCTCGCAGGGAACACCCCAGCCGGTCCCGGTCTTCGGCAACGAAGCGGCCGAGCCTGCTCCGGCCAGCCCCCCGCAACCAGCCGCGCGGCGCCCGGCCGCCTTCGACGGCGGCTTCGACTCGGTCCCCGCTCCCGCCCCCGCTCCCGTCCCCGTGGGGAATGCCTTCGAGCCCCGGGCCACGATGCCGACTCCGGCTCCGTCGGCTGCCCGCGGACTGACCCAGCCTCCTCAGTGGCCCGCACGGGAAGCGGCTCCGCTCTCGGCCGCGCCGGCTGGTCCGGCCGACCCGTTCGGGGCGAACGGCGCCCCGGCCGGGAATGGCCAGTACAACGGCCAGGAGACGGTCTACACCGCCGAAGCGGGGGACAACTACTGGACGATCTCCCGCAAGCAGTACGGGATGGGCCGCTACTTCGCCGCCCTCGCCGAATACAACAAGGCCCGTATCCCGGACCCCCGGAAGCTCAAGCCGGGGATGAAGGTCGTGATCCCGACCTCCGCCGTGCTGACGGAGAAGTACGCCCACCTCATCAGCGGCGCGGAGCCGTCGAAGACCTACGCTCCGCAAACGGCAGATGCTGCCGGTGGCGCGATCCAGCAGGTCGGGTTCTTCGTCGATCCGACGGGGCAGCCGCTGTACCGCGTGGCGGAAGGGGACACGCTCTCCGACATCGCGCAGAGCACGCTTGGCCGTTCAAGTCGCTGGGTTCAGATTTATGGGCTTAATCGGGAGAACCTGAAAACTCCGAACGACCTGAAGCTGGGGATGGTTCTTCGTCTCCCGCAGGACGCCAGCGGCGTTCAGGCTGCTCCGGACGCGACCATCATCCGATAGCAGTAGTGAGCGAAAGCTCCTGAGACTCGCCCGGTGTGTGCCGCCCATCCCCCTCGGGCAGCGCATGCCGGGCGTTTTTTTGTTTGGAAGAAGGACTAGGGACGAGAGTCCAGGGCCAAAGCCTTCGAGGCCGTTCGCCCTGACTGAGACTTGATACCTGCCACCTGAGACTTCACCTCCCTCCATGTTCTTCCGCTTCAGCGCCGCAATCGTCCTCCTGGTGCTGATTGCCCTCACGAACATTGCCCTCGAGAAGCGGAACCTGTCGACGCGGCAGGCGCTGAGCCTGCAGGTGTACCGGTACGACCAGTTGCAGGACGAATACGCGAAGCTCCGTCTCCGGACGCAGCAGTTGGGAGCCCCGGCCCGGCTCATTGAAGAGATCGAACAACCCCGGCCGAAGACAACGGGGAAGCCGGTCAAAGCCTCGGGACGAAGCCGGACGACTCGGTGAAGGCCGGGCCGCAATCCCGACGACGCTGAAGGCGTCAAACACCCCATCCTGGGGC of Planctomyces sp. SH-PL14 contains these proteins:
- a CDS encoding efflux RND transporter periplasmic adaptor subunit, translating into MWRWIVGVIVLAGIGYVLSRGVGGRATTVDVATVETGEMTAYVEEQAKTRVPEIYEITMPLQGRILPIELREGDKVEKGQVVAHMDTDDLETDVVKKKSQVERMVQAFLAIANRRKANQLQVQSSQARFDFMKTQLERQKRLMKDSATTENKVEEAEMQMVQAEAQLREDEVDAADTLLWEAALRLFETEYAEEFLQAKRDRKRAEIHATVAGTVLSKTVSNEKVLSAGSVLLELGDLSQLEIEADVLTQDVVRVKVGDPVQIEGASVGSKPITGHVSRIFPQGFTKVSSLGVEQQRVKVVIAFDTSGLAELQAQERVLGVDYRLRVKIFTDRKADALKVPRAAVFRDATGRWQIYTVEGEVARLKSVEIGLTNEFEVEITSGLQAGDEIILAPPAGLKNGDRVKGLAVAK
- the rsmH gene encoding 16S rRNA (cytosine(1402)-N(4))-methyltransferase RsmH; translated protein: MPDQPASPAPGPSPQSPKKHVHIPVLLHEVLSALDLRPGLTVVDGTVGAAGHSRKIHEKIQPGGTLIGLDRDSLMLGYAAQFIDGEHVQLLQRSYSELPDVLQELSLGPVDRILVDLGLSSDQLADRERGFGIQAGGPLDLRFDTRQGVPAAEYLRTVSADDLTKMLREYGEEPLAERIAGAIVDRRKTQPVATSEDLAELVRRIKGTRGDTHPATQVFQALRIAVNREFDHLRTFLDTVLPACLAPGGLAAVITFHSLEDRLVKETFRETERWDNLTKKPLVASPAEIRLNPRSRTAKLRLARLR
- a CDS encoding LysM peptidoglycan-binding domain-containing protein; translated protein: MTRERLAADPVPAHEVRRQLASREPVVKTSGGMPLRVAGTLALAVGIAGGFGYATFNKLQAQGSEPNLSRFDEVDPAAAPAAKEKTETTELIEEPQDETLAGLFQVPADMPDLAPTPPAVPAAAPAGNPFDAAPNAAAANPFDAAGPGTAAPVAVPADASSAQPSGGQWANRKVKGAPADAAAKPKSRFPAPTTYPSFPPKTPKEFFGDPNAKNVAPQPVEQAEPLPAVAGRNPLAASAVAELEPVTLVIPAEAEIVAPAGAPSSRGPVMPVQFEPTLGAAPGAGAPPAQQPPAFPPAQDNFGLVDEAPAAAPAARPAPALPAANSTVPSIDLGPAPSQGTPQPVPVFGNEAAEPAPASPPQPAARRPAAFDGGFDSVPAPAPAPVPVGNAFEPRATMPTPAPSAARGLTQPPQWPAREAAPLSAAPAGPADPFGANGAPAGNGQYNGQETVYTAEAGDNYWTISRKQYGMGRYFAALAEYNKARIPDPRKLKPGMKVVIPTSAVLTEKYAHLISGAEPSKTYAPQTADAAGGAIQQVGFFVDPTGQPLYRVAEGDTLSDIAQSTLGRSSRWVQIYGLNRENLKTPNDLKLGMVLRLPQDASGVQAAPDATIIR